One Spinacia oleracea cultivar Varoflay chromosome 4, BTI_SOV_V1, whole genome shotgun sequence DNA segment encodes these proteins:
- the LOC130471520 gene encoding uncharacterized protein, whose protein sequence is MVDLTEAHMEVPEAEKEVPSAEKEQPEQGLTRKRRHSTLGSTSTSALDRLIHADPCSDVPLKRIPEEVREAMARYARAPVLGENPMAHVGSLVGPEAARENLLRANPQWRVPGAEERNPAMMAQYYLNEAVFWSSFASECSSVEERQLRRYQEAYARDIPVLDQKAGQLMAEMKLKMKLPVSSILVRALALMLILALSHLSQCHASGWKQARSRSGRGHGHGHGHKSYGSGHGYKGRHVGRGGSNKLKPPRYSPPNHPPTPSTPTRPSGRFL, encoded by the exons atggtggatctcaccgAGGCTCACATGGAGGTTCCCGAAGCTGAGAAGGAGGTCCCTTCTGCTGAGAAGGAGCAACCCGagcagggtctgacgaggaagaggcgccactcgaccttgggctctacttcgacctcggccctggatagactgatccacgctgacccttgctcggatgttccgctgaaacggatccccgaggaggtaagggaggcgatggctcgctatgctagggctccggttttgggggagaaccccatggctcacgtgggatctttggtgggtcccgaagctgcacgggagaatcttcttcgggccaacccgcagtggagggttcctggagctgaggagaggaacccagctatgatggctcagtattatctgaatgag gctgttttctggtcctcgttcgcttccgagtgtagctcggttgaggagaggcagttgaggaggtatcaggaggcttatgctcgtgatatccctgtcttggaccagaaggctgggcagctcatggccgagatg aaGCTCAAAATGAAGTTACCGGTTTCTAGTATTTTAGTCCGAGCCCTAGCTCTAATGCTCATATTAGCACTAAGCCATTTGAGTCAGTGTCATGCTTCTGGTTGGAAACAAGCCCGATCTAGATCAGGGCGTGGTCACGGTCACGGTCACGGTCACAAATCCTATGGTTCTGGTCATGGTTACAAGGGTCGCCATGTGGGTCGTGGTGGAAGTAACAAGCTAAAGCCCCCTAGATATAGTCCACCTAACCATCCTCCTACCCCCTCTACCCCTACTAGACCTTCTGGTCGGTTTCTATAA
- the LOC110797276 gene encoding peroxidase 44-like has protein sequence MDFLPRKQQVPTLISVRGYQVIDTLKDIAEAQCPGVVSCADIIAIATKQVIKMGGGPDYPVQTGRNDGLVSRAEDVNLPSPFLTVSESIAAFSAKKFTPEEMVLLLGCGHTVGISHCEFFQDTLYQGNTQFDPMMDPILRKQLQPTCPKDSNSNNIAFLHQNPKSSNILDNSFFVQILNQRGILPIDQALARDPQTIGFVQQFAQSGSLFNTKLASAMLKLQALDVLTGNQGQVRRTCSRFN, from the exons ATGGACTTTCTACCGAGAAAACAGCAGGTCCCAACCTTAATTAGCGTAAGAGGATATCAAGTTATCGATACCTTGAAAGATATTGCAGAAGCACAATGCCCGGGTGTTGTTTCATGTGCTGACATTATCGCAATTGCTACTAAACAAGTTATTAAGATG GGAGGTGGGCCGGATTATCCAGTACAAACAGGGAGAAACGATGGATTGGTGTCGAGAGCAGAAGATGTGAATCTTCCAAGTCCGTTTCTGACAGTAAGTGAAAGCATTGCAGCATTCAGCGCTAAAAAGTTTACACCAGAAGAAATGGTTCTTCTTTTAGGTTGCGGCCATACAGTTGGTATCTCACATTGTGAATTCTTTCAAGATACACTCTACCAAGGTAATACCCAATTTGACCCAATGATGGATCCAATTCTTAGGAAACAACTTCAACCAACATGCCCTAAAGATTCAAATTCTAACAATATAGCATTTCttcatcaaaatccaaaaagcTCAAATATACTTGACAACTCTTTCTTTGTTCAAATCCTTAACCAAAGAGGTATTCTTCCAATTGACCAAGCATTGGCTCGTGATCCTCAAACGATTGGATTCGTTCAACAGTTTGCTCAAAGTGGTTCATTATTCAACACCAAGTTGGCTAGTGCTATGCTCAAACTACAGGCTCTTGATGTCCTAACCGGTAACCAAGGACAGGTTAGGAGAACATGCAGTAGGTTCAactaa